Proteins from a single region of Chitinibacter bivalviorum:
- a CDS encoding aspartate aminotransferase family protein, with protein MSLTRSDFDQYMVPNYAPAAFVPVRGAGSRVWDQEGREYLDLAGGIAVNSLGHCHPVLVNALTEQANKLWHVSNVFTNEPALALAQKLVDATFADKVFFCNSGAEANEAALKLARRAAIERFGEQKHKVLSTLNSFHGRTFFTVTVGGQPKYSDGFGPKPQGIEYFEYNNLESLKALIDDNTACVIIEPIQGEGGVVPADLAFLQGVRELCDQHNAFLIFDEVQTGMGRTGSLFAYQEYGVVPDILSSAKSLGGGFPIGAMLTSADIAKHLVAGTHGTTYGGNPLACAVAGAVLDVINTPEVLSGIKAKHAQLKAGVEAINQKYGVFKEVRGMGLLMGSVLADQYKDRAKDVLNLAAQQGLMVLMAGPNVIRFAPSLVITDEEIATALTRLDAALAAFVA; from the coding sequence ATGTCTCTGACCCGTTCTGATTTTGACCAATACATGGTTCCTAATTATGCGCCTGCTGCTTTTGTACCTGTGCGTGGCGCTGGCAGCCGAGTTTGGGATCAGGAAGGGCGCGAGTATCTGGATTTGGCAGGTGGGATTGCGGTGAATTCTTTGGGGCATTGCCACCCAGTGCTAGTGAATGCTTTGACCGAGCAGGCCAATAAGCTGTGGCATGTTTCCAATGTATTTACCAATGAGCCAGCATTGGCTTTGGCACAAAAACTGGTTGATGCCACGTTTGCTGATAAAGTGTTTTTCTGCAATTCAGGCGCTGAAGCAAATGAAGCTGCATTAAAGCTGGCGCGTCGCGCCGCGATTGAGCGTTTTGGCGAACAAAAGCACAAAGTGCTTTCTACGCTCAATAGTTTTCACGGCCGCACTTTCTTTACGGTGACCGTCGGTGGTCAGCCAAAGTATTCCGATGGCTTTGGCCCTAAACCACAAGGCATTGAATATTTTGAATATAACAATCTCGAGAGCTTGAAAGCCCTGATCGATGACAACACCGCATGCGTGATCATCGAGCCGATCCAAGGCGAGGGCGGGGTAGTACCCGCTGATCTAGCCTTTCTACAAGGCGTGCGCGAGTTGTGTGATCAGCACAATGCGTTTTTGATTTTTGACGAAGTCCAAACCGGTATGGGCCGCACTGGTTCTTTGTTTGCCTACCAAGAGTACGGTGTTGTGCCGGATATTCTGTCTAGCGCCAAGAGTTTGGGCGGTGGTTTCCCTATCGGTGCCATGCTGACTTCTGCCGACATCGCCAAACATCTGGTCGCAGGCACACATGGCACAACTTACGGTGGTAACCCACTGGCTTGTGCGGTCGCTGGTGCTGTGCTCGATGTGATCAATACGCCTGAAGTCTTGTCTGGTATTAAAGCTAAACACGCGCAATTGAAAGCGGGTGTTGAAGCGATCAACCAGAAGTATGGTGTTTTCAAAGAAGTTCGCGGTATGGGCTTATTGATGGGCTCGGTATTGGCCGATCAATACAAAGATCGCGCTAAGGATGTCTTGAATCTGGCAGCTCAGCAGGGCTTGATGGTCTTGATGGCAGGCCCAAATGTCATTCGCTTTGCGCCATCTTTGGTCATTACTGATGAAGAAATTGCCACTGCATTGACTCGTCTTGATGCCGCCTTGGCTGCTTTTGTGGCATAA
- a CDS encoding branched-chain amino acid ABC transporter permease: MDIFLQQIINGLVVGSIYALIALGYTMVYGIMQLINFAHGEIVMIGAMVTITCINLLVGAGVQLPGPALLLAGLLMAIPVSMFLGYSIEKIAYQPLRKAPRLAPLITAIGVSIVLQQAAMLIWGRNYRPFPPILPSEVHIIGGAAITDLQIAIIVLALLLMGGLFFLIEKTKLGRAMRATAQNPEVAKLMGVNVNTIISMTFVIGSALGAMAGVMVAANYDQAHAYMGFMIGLKAFTAAVLGGIGNIGGAVLGGLLLGIIESLGSGYLGDLTGGVLGSNYKDIFAFVVLIIVLVFRPSGLMGERVAERA, encoded by the coding sequence GTGGATATTTTCCTACAACAAATTATTAATGGTCTGGTCGTCGGCAGCATTTATGCGCTGATCGCACTGGGCTACACCATGGTTTACGGCATCATGCAGCTGATCAATTTTGCGCATGGCGAAATTGTGATGATTGGTGCCATGGTGACCATTACTTGTATCAATCTGTTGGTGGGGGCAGGGGTGCAATTACCCGGTCCAGCACTTTTGCTAGCGGGATTGCTGATGGCGATTCCTGTCTCGATGTTTTTGGGCTATTCGATCGAAAAGATCGCATATCAGCCGCTACGTAAAGCGCCGCGCCTTGCGCCGTTGATTACCGCGATTGGTGTCTCTATTGTGTTGCAGCAAGCTGCGATGCTGATTTGGGGCCGTAACTACCGCCCATTCCCTCCGATTCTGCCTTCAGAAGTACATATTATCGGTGGCGCTGCCATTACTGATTTGCAGATTGCAATCATTGTGCTGGCCTTGCTTTTGATGGGCGGTTTGTTCTTCCTTATCGAAAAAACCAAGCTTGGCCGTGCCATGCGCGCTACTGCGCAAAACCCTGAAGTTGCCAAATTAATGGGCGTGAACGTCAATACCATTATTTCGATGACCTTTGTGATCGGCTCGGCATTGGGTGCGATGGCTGGTGTGATGGTCGCAGCCAATTACGATCAGGCGCATGCTTATATGGGCTTTATGATCGGTTTGAAAGCCTTTACTGCTGCCGTCTTGGGCGGGATCGGCAATATCGGCGGCGCCGTATTGGGTGGTTTATTGCTCGGGATTATCGAAAGCTTGGGTTCGGGTTACCTCGGCGATTTAACCGGCGGTGTATTGGGTAGTAACTACAAAGATATTTTTGCCTTTGTCGTGCTGATTATTGTCTTGGTGTTCCGTCCATCGGGTTTGATGGGTGAACGTGTTGCTGAACGCGCTTAA
- a CDS encoding ABC transporter permease subunit, whose translation MNALVMKNTRNNTVLLAVLAVVLAVLPWALGGLFENGNSWLRAVDFALLYIMLALGLNIVVGYAGLLDLGYIAFYAVGAYLFAILNSPHLQAVLPAWLSHPPFLVMMVMAAVVAGIFGVLLGSPTLKLRGDYLAIVTLGFGEIVRIFMNNLDRPINITNGPQGINNIDPVQIAGYDFGRPIEFLGLTFEKIHLYYYLILAFCALIIFVSIRLQNSRIGRAWVAIREDEIAANAMGINTRNVKLLAFAMGASFGGVSGALFASFQGFVSPESFVLMESVMVLCMVVLGGMGNIPGVILGAIIVSITPELLRDIINPLQMAIAGKKVVDPENLRMLIFGLAMIIIMLVRPEGLWPSKRRRAELHPKTKGIALQEKDSLQDAERNHD comes from the coding sequence ATGAATGCATTAGTGATGAAAAATACCCGCAATAACACAGTGTTGTTGGCGGTGTTAGCCGTGGTATTGGCTGTACTGCCTTGGGCACTAGGTGGTTTATTTGAGAATGGTAATTCTTGGCTGCGTGCGGTCGATTTTGCCTTGCTCTATATCATGCTGGCGCTGGGTTTGAATATCGTAGTGGGTTACGCGGGTTTGCTCGATTTGGGCTATATCGCGTTTTATGCGGTAGGTGCGTATCTGTTTGCGATTTTGAATTCGCCTCATTTACAAGCTGTCTTACCCGCTTGGCTGAGCCATCCACCCTTTTTGGTGATGATGGTGATGGCTGCCGTCGTCGCTGGGATTTTTGGTGTTTTGCTCGGCTCGCCTACGCTGAAACTGCGTGGTGACTACTTAGCGATCGTGACTTTGGGCTTTGGTGAGATTGTTCGTATATTCATGAATAATCTGGATCGCCCAATCAATATTACCAATGGCCCGCAAGGGATTAACAATATCGATCCCGTACAGATTGCGGGTTACGATTTTGGCCGTCCGATTGAGTTTTTGGGTCTGACGTTTGAGAAAATTCATCTCTATTACTATCTGATTTTAGCCTTCTGCGCATTGATCATTTTTGTGTCGATTCGCCTGCAAAACTCACGCATTGGTCGTGCATGGGTCGCAATTCGTGAAGATGAAATTGCCGCCAATGCGATGGGGATTAACACCCGTAATGTGAAATTGCTCGCATTTGCGATGGGCGCCAGCTTTGGTGGTGTTTCAGGGGCGTTGTTTGCCAGCTTCCAAGGCTTTGTATCGCCTGAATCCTTCGTGTTAATGGAATCGGTGATGGTACTGTGTATGGTGGTGCTTGGTGGTATGGGAAATATCCCCGGCGTGATTTTGGGCGCGATTATTGTGTCGATTACCCCTGAGTTGCTGCGCGATATTATCAATCCGCTGCAGATGGCGATTGCAGGTAAGAAAGTCGTTGATCCAGAAAACTTGCGCATGCTGATTTTTGGCTTGGCCATGATCATCATCATGTTGGTTCGCCCGGAAGGTCTGTGGCCATCAAAACGCCGCCGTGCTGAATTGCACCCGAAAACCAAAGGCATTGCGCTACAAGAAAAAGACAGCTTGCAAGATGCGGAGCGTAACCATGACTGA
- a CDS encoding ABC transporter ATP-binding protein: MTEVLLSIEGINKRFGGLHALSGVALTINKGEIYGLIGPNGAGKTTLFNVLTGLYQPDEGKFTFQGKDLFRKKPNVVVESGIARTFQNIRLFANMSALENVMVGQHVRTSIGVLGAVLRHPKAKAEEAAIKAKSESLLAYVGIADRAEELARNLSYGDQRRLEIARALATNPTLLALDEPAAGMNPKETDDLKKLMEKIRADGVTILLIEHDVKLMMGLCDRIAVLDYGKKIAEGVPEQVKNDPRVIEAYLGVAPE; encoded by the coding sequence ATGACTGAAGTGTTGCTAAGTATTGAAGGCATTAATAAACGTTTTGGTGGTTTGCACGCCTTGAGTGGTGTCGCGCTGACCATTAATAAAGGTGAGATTTACGGTTTGATCGGCCCAAATGGCGCGGGCAAAACCACCTTGTTTAATGTATTGACCGGTTTGTACCAGCCTGATGAAGGTAAATTTACTTTCCAGGGTAAAGATTTATTCCGCAAAAAACCCAATGTCGTGGTTGAGTCTGGGATTGCACGTACGTTCCAAAATATTCGCTTATTTGCCAATATGAGCGCCTTGGAAAACGTCATGGTGGGTCAACATGTACGCACCAGTATTGGCGTATTGGGGGCGGTATTGCGTCACCCGAAAGCGAAAGCTGAAGAGGCTGCGATTAAGGCCAAATCAGAATCGCTGTTGGCCTATGTCGGCATTGCCGATCGTGCGGAAGAGTTGGCGCGTAATCTGTCGTATGGTGATCAGCGCCGCTTGGAAATTGCCCGTGCATTGGCGACCAACCCCACTTTGCTGGCGCTCGATGAGCCTGCTGCGGGGATGAATCCCAAAGAAACCGATGACTTGAAAAAGCTGATGGAAAAAATCCGCGCTGATGGCGTTACCATTTTGCTGATTGAGCATGATGTTAAATTGATGATGGGCTTGTGCGATCGGATTGCGGTACTCGATTACGGCAAAAAAATTGCAGAAGGCGTGCCAGAACAAGTTAAAAATGATCCACGCGTGATTGAAGCCTACCTTGGAGTTGCGCCTGAATGA
- a CDS encoding ABC transporter ATP-binding protein produces the protein MSTLLQVKDLKVAYGGIHAVKGIDLEVKQGELVALIGANGAGKTTTLKTLMGMVKPAGGEILFDGQSTAKLAPHEYVKNGLVMVPEGRGIFSRLTVEENLQMGAYSRNDKAEILHDMERVYHLFPRLKERHKQLAGTLSGGEQQMVAIGRAMLSRPKLLLLDEPSMGLAPIIVQKIFEIIKMIAAEGVTMLLVEQNAKLALQTADRGYVMESGKVTFSDSADALLANEKVQQAYLGE, from the coding sequence ATGAGTACCTTATTACAAGTTAAAGACCTAAAAGTGGCTTATGGTGGTATCCATGCCGTTAAGGGTATCGATTTGGAAGTCAAACAGGGTGAACTAGTGGCCTTGATTGGTGCCAATGGGGCGGGTAAAACCACGACCCTGAAAACCTTAATGGGCATGGTGAAACCGGCTGGTGGCGAAATATTGTTTGATGGTCAATCCACCGCAAAACTCGCACCGCATGAGTATGTTAAAAATGGCCTTGTCATGGTGCCAGAAGGGCGTGGAATTTTTAGCCGCCTGACGGTGGAAGAAAATCTGCAAATGGGCGCCTATAGCCGCAATGATAAGGCTGAAATTTTGCATGATATGGAACGGGTTTATCACCTATTCCCACGCCTGAAAGAGCGTCATAAGCAGCTGGCGGGTACTTTATCCGGTGGCGAGCAACAGATGGTCGCCATTGGACGTGCGATGCTGAGTCGACCCAAATTGCTGTTGCTGGATGAGCCATCGATGGGTTTGGCACCAATTATCGTGCAAAAGATTTTTGAAATTATCAAAATGATTGCCGCTGAGGGCGTTACGATGTTGCTGGTTGAGCAAAATGCCAAATTGGCTTTGCAAACCGCAGATCGTGGCTATGTGATGGAATCTGGCAAAGTCACTTTCAGCGATAGTGCAGACGCGCTATTGGCTAATGAAAAAGTGCAGCAAGCTTATTTGGGCGAATAA
- the putA gene encoding bifunctional proline dehydrogenase/L-glutamate gamma-semialdehyde dehydrogenase PutA has product MIRLQDEIPDLDPQFIAIAQARYVEESSYARQIAQAVHLSAEQQLRADSIARLLTQKLRNERSGLGGIDNLLAQYPLSSPAGQALLKLAEAALRIPDAYQLDALIEEQLHAANWQIHHQKNNSWLINLASYGLDLAEHLRTPLTTPIIREAIKKTLQWLAQQFIIAENIDGALARQDSDFRYSFDMLGEAALCTADAEIYFQRYEQAIHRIGVYSQGAGQFGPAASIKLSALHAKFDFQHYAQIHAELYPKLYQLALQAKQYEIGLTIDAEESARQLLTLSLFERLMREPDLADWSGLGIAVQAYQKNALHVVKWLSQHSKQLRRSICVRLVKGAYWDTEIKLAQQASLAEYPVWTQKAHTDQSYLACAHVLLQADNRIFAQFATHNAFTVAQIHQMAGDRNCEFQALFGMGESLYQIANELGIDRPCRLYAPVGTHQDLLPYLVRRFLENGANTSFVHQLLTHSNLEQHPVNTSTSKLAPPNKVFRPRETPSLQDPLHWPHFLELANQFDAAYLGRYIAENDYPKTVYSNTPSIKCINPADQRDEIGEVIEADLAQIEMAYHNAQCHQVAWAQKSVRERARLIMAVADQLELQKGVLIHLLVRESGKTISNAQSEYREAIDFCRYYASLAQVDWNDMPPPPLGIVIAISPWNFPLAIFVGQICTALLAGNVVIAKPAPETPLIAAQAIACFHLAGVPAECLQLLLGGAAVGAALTMDHRCNGVSFTGSLATASKIRRALAEFGADRVLVAETGGINAMIVDSSAQTEQIIRDILTSAFDGAGQRCSALRVLCIQTDIAEHIINRLKNCMRELVIGNPARFSTEIGPVIHQTAEQKIYSAINHFQQLKYPVFQSNLMDECIHGHYVAPTLIEIPKLSEIKDEIFGPVLFIYRYHAQQLTPMLNAINRLGYSLTMGIQSRIERNIKSIINQTRIGNYYVNRNQIGAIVGSQPFGGVNKSGTGPKAGGPWALSRMCKNIDPCQPHYQALPAKLEELRTIAHLWPDLDQGTDLEILFEDAARRSPIDQVLHLPSICGETNELRYRGRGRIACLGPSDWDLVQQIGIALLTGNQPVIQPTVMASHWQKHLKASSMVFATDPLQTPIDAVMCNSSIAWQTEKFLAQRDGALTPLIQPFEDGKWPLYRLVAEYTICTNTAATGGDIQLLAQTH; this is encoded by the coding sequence ATGATTCGTTTGCAGGATGAAATCCCCGATCTTGACCCGCAGTTTATTGCCATCGCGCAAGCTAGGTATGTAGAGGAAAGCAGCTATGCACGGCAGATTGCGCAAGCAGTTCATTTAAGCGCGGAGCAACAACTCAGAGCTGATTCAATTGCTCGCTTATTGACGCAAAAATTGCGTAATGAACGTTCAGGGCTCGGTGGTATTGATAATCTGCTGGCGCAATATCCATTATCTTCCCCCGCTGGCCAAGCCTTGCTCAAACTCGCCGAAGCGGCGCTGCGAATTCCCGATGCCTATCAACTCGACGCCTTAATTGAGGAGCAACTGCATGCGGCGAATTGGCAAATTCATCATCAGAAAAATAATTCTTGGCTAATTAATCTTGCCAGCTACGGGCTTGATCTAGCTGAACATCTGCGCACGCCGTTGACGACACCCATTATTCGCGAAGCAATTAAAAAGACCCTGCAATGGCTAGCGCAGCAATTTATCATTGCGGAAAATATCGACGGCGCTCTGGCGCGACAAGATAGTGACTTTCGATATTCATTCGATATGCTCGGTGAAGCGGCATTATGCACTGCCGATGCTGAAATTTACTTTCAACGCTATGAACAAGCCATTCATCGCATCGGTGTCTACAGTCAAGGCGCAGGGCAATTTGGCCCCGCCGCATCGATCAAACTCTCGGCTTTGCACGCTAAGTTTGATTTTCAGCATTATGCGCAAATCCATGCTGAACTTTACCCCAAGCTCTATCAATTGGCTTTGCAGGCCAAGCAGTACGAAATCGGATTAACCATCGATGCAGAAGAAAGTGCGCGCCAACTGTTAACACTTAGTTTATTTGAGCGTCTGATGCGCGAGCCAGACTTAGCTGATTGGAGTGGCTTGGGAATTGCGGTGCAGGCCTATCAGAAAAATGCCCTGCATGTAGTGAAATGGCTAAGCCAACACAGCAAGCAGTTAAGGCGCTCAATCTGCGTTCGCCTCGTCAAAGGCGCCTATTGGGATACCGAGATTAAGCTCGCTCAGCAAGCATCCTTGGCAGAATACCCAGTGTGGACTCAAAAAGCGCATACCGATCAAAGCTATTTGGCCTGTGCGCATGTTTTGCTCCAAGCCGACAATCGCATCTTTGCCCAATTTGCGACGCATAACGCATTTACAGTGGCGCAAATTCATCAAATGGCCGGCGATCGAAATTGCGAATTCCAAGCCTTGTTTGGCATGGGCGAATCGCTGTATCAGATTGCCAATGAATTAGGCATTGATCGGCCATGCCGCCTCTACGCCCCAGTTGGTACTCATCAAGACTTACTACCTTATTTAGTCCGCCGCTTCTTAGAAAACGGCGCGAATACATCCTTTGTGCATCAATTACTCACTCATTCTAATCTTGAGCAACACCCAGTAAATACCTCCACCAGTAAATTAGCCCCCCCCAATAAAGTATTTCGCCCCCGAGAAACCCCGAGTCTGCAAGACCCACTGCATTGGCCGCATTTTCTTGAATTAGCCAATCAATTTGATGCAGCATACTTAGGCAGGTATATCGCTGAAAACGATTATCCAAAAACTGTCTATAGCAATACACCCAGCATTAAATGTATCAATCCGGCCGATCAACGCGATGAAATTGGCGAAGTCATCGAAGCCGATTTAGCTCAAATTGAGATGGCATATCACAATGCCCAATGCCATCAAGTTGCTTGGGCGCAGAAATCGGTGCGCGAGCGGGCACGCTTAATCATGGCCGTTGCAGATCAGTTAGAGTTACAAAAGGGCGTACTCATTCATCTATTGGTGCGAGAATCAGGCAAAACGATCAGTAACGCCCAAAGTGAATATCGCGAGGCGATCGATTTTTGTCGCTACTATGCCAGCCTAGCTCAAGTCGATTGGAACGATATGCCGCCGCCCCCTTTGGGCATTGTTATCGCGATTAGTCCGTGGAATTTTCCGCTCGCCATTTTTGTTGGGCAAATTTGCACAGCCCTATTGGCAGGCAATGTCGTGATTGCCAAACCCGCCCCAGAAACACCATTAATCGCAGCGCAAGCCATTGCCTGCTTTCATCTGGCGGGGGTTCCTGCAGAATGTTTGCAGTTATTGCTCGGCGGCGCCGCAGTGGGCGCTGCGCTCACAATGGATCATCGCTGCAATGGCGTAAGCTTCACTGGCTCACTCGCCACGGCCAGCAAAATACGCCGGGCATTGGCCGAATTTGGCGCTGACCGTGTCCTTGTCGCCGAAACGGGTGGCATCAATGCCATGATTGTCGATAGCAGCGCCCAAACCGAACAAATTATTCGCGATATTTTAACGTCGGCATTCGATGGCGCAGGCCAACGCTGCTCAGCCTTGCGCGTGCTTTGCATCCAAACCGACATTGCCGAACACATCATCAATCGGCTGAAAAACTGCATGCGCGAGTTAGTCATCGGCAACCCAGCGCGCTTTTCAACCGAGATTGGCCCGGTTATCCATCAAACTGCCGAGCAAAAAATCTATTCGGCAATCAACCATTTTCAGCAATTAAAATATCCCGTATTTCAATCGAACCTCATGGATGAATGTATTCACGGTCATTATGTCGCGCCTACGCTGATTGAAATACCCAAGCTGAGTGAAATCAAAGATGAGATTTTTGGCCCAGTGCTGTTCATTTATCGCTACCATGCGCAACAATTAACTCCAATGCTCAATGCCATCAATCGGCTCGGCTATAGTCTGACGATGGGGATCCAAAGCCGAATCGAGCGCAATATTAAAAGCATTATCAATCAAACTCGCATCGGCAATTACTACGTCAATCGCAACCAAATTGGCGCCATTGTAGGTAGCCAACCATTCGGTGGAGTCAATAAATCCGGCACTGGCCCAAAAGCGGGCGGGCCTTGGGCTTTGAGCCGAATGTGTAAAAATATCGACCCGTGCCAGCCCCACTATCAAGCATTGCCTGCCAAGCTGGAAGAATTACGCACCATAGCCCATCTGTGGCCTGATCTTGACCAAGGCACCGACCTCGAGATCTTATTTGAAGATGCCGCACGGCGCAGCCCGATTGATCAGGTACTTCATCTACCCAGTATCTGCGGCGAAACAAATGAATTACGTTATCGTGGTCGGGGTCGTATCGCCTGCCTTGGCCCGAGCGACTGGGATCTGGTTCAACAAATTGGCATTGCATTGCTAACGGGAAATCAACCCGTGATTCAACCGACCGTGATGGCGAGTCATTGGCAAAAACATCTAAAAGCCAGCTCAATGGTATTCGCCACTGACCCGCTGCAAACTCCGATTGATGCCGTCATGTGTAACTCATCAATCGCATGGCAAACAGAAAAATTTTTGGCTCAGCGAGATGGTGCCCTAACGCCGTTGATACAGCCTTTTGAAGACGGAAAATGGCCGCTCTATCGTTTAGTCGCTGAATATACGATTTGCACCAATACCGCCGCTACTGGCGGTGATATTCAATTACTTGCCCAAACGCATTAG
- a CDS encoding methyl-accepting chemotaxis protein, translated as MLNHLSIAAKITVGFVITLMLLVIVGVVGLVGMNKQHAVVSELLHNDLQYGMNIIDAKNHVADLRRFEKDIFINLASLEKVKEYREKWNKSLSEAQKSISDAEAIANEAEKTQLATLKTQLNAYSQGFIEVEGQLEAGQFATTADANHAFGKYKDAVRSLSDNLGEQAKTAIKAVNGIEAKVDDIKSEKVRLSIILMVIAIGLGIAATLVCIKSVTTPLNQMQRDISEIDQTGHIARRLKTQNDDEIGKTSSALNRLFTGMCEVIGQANRNSNELVVAARELNSAAVQITQASHLQAEASASTAAAIEQMSVSVHMIADNAQNMEQESREAAQTATEGAVTAQQAANEISQIAESITRSADIIVQLNQRSDEIGSIAMVIKDIADQTNLLALNAAIEAARAGDLGRGFAVVADEVRKLAERTTQATIEITSKIDAVQRDTGNAADGMRVAGTLVSNGVRSTQSVAESLALIENVSRRTVDHIASISNAIKEQSSASQEIARHVEHIAQASEENHSAAQSTSHLSTRLSEIAQSLDTTIHRFKV; from the coding sequence ATGCTTAACCATCTTTCCATCGCCGCCAAAATTACCGTCGGGTTTGTCATTACATTAATGCTGCTCGTGATTGTTGGTGTAGTCGGCCTCGTGGGCATGAATAAGCAGCACGCCGTTGTGAGTGAATTGCTTCACAATGACTTGCAATACGGTATGAATATCATCGATGCCAAAAATCATGTCGCCGATTTGCGCCGGTTTGAGAAAGATATTTTTATCAATTTGGCCAGTCTTGAAAAAGTCAAAGAATATCGAGAAAAATGGAATAAAAGTTTGAGCGAAGCTCAGAAGTCTATTTCGGATGCGGAAGCCATTGCGAATGAAGCAGAAAAAACCCAATTGGCTACATTAAAAACGCAATTAAATGCCTATAGCCAAGGCTTTATTGAGGTAGAAGGTCAACTTGAAGCGGGTCAATTTGCGACCACGGCCGATGCCAATCATGCATTTGGCAAATACAAAGATGCCGTGCGCAGCTTGAGTGATAACTTGGGTGAACAAGCTAAAACTGCGATTAAGGCCGTAAATGGCATTGAAGCAAAAGTTGATGATATTAAATCGGAAAAAGTTCGCCTCAGTATCATCTTGATGGTCATTGCAATTGGATTAGGGATTGCAGCCACACTGGTGTGTATCAAGTCAGTGACCACCCCGCTCAATCAAATGCAGCGTGACATTTCCGAAATTGATCAAACAGGTCATATTGCCCGCCGCTTGAAAACACAAAATGACGATGAAATTGGTAAGACATCCAGTGCGCTCAATCGTCTGTTTACAGGCATGTGCGAGGTCATCGGTCAGGCCAATCGCAATTCCAACGAGCTGGTTGTTGCCGCACGCGAATTAAACTCTGCAGCGGTACAAATCACACAAGCATCGCATTTACAAGCAGAGGCCTCTGCATCCACGGCTGCAGCGATCGAACAAATGTCGGTTAGCGTTCATATGATTGCCGATAATGCCCAAAACATGGAGCAAGAGTCACGCGAAGCGGCGCAAACTGCGACCGAAGGCGCTGTCACCGCACAGCAAGCCGCAAACGAGATCAGCCAGATCGCCGAATCGATCACCCGTTCCGCCGATATTATCGTGCAGCTCAATCAGCGCTCTGATGAAATTGGCAGCATCGCCATGGTGATTAAAGATATTGCAGATCAAACTAACCTATTAGCGCTCAATGCAGCCATTGAGGCGGCCCGAGCCGGTGATTTAGGCCGTGGCTTTGCAGTGGTTGCCGATGAAGTTCGTAAACTGGCCGAACGCACCACACAGGCCACGATAGAAATCACCAGCAAAATTGACGCTGTTCAACGTGATACGGGTAATGCCGCCGACGGGATGCGCGTCGCAGGCACTTTGGTCAGTAATGGGGTACGCAGCACGCAAAGTGTAGCTGAATCGTTAGCTTTGATTGAAAACGTATCGCGTCGTACCGTTGATCATATTGCCAGCATCAGCAACGCGATTAAGGAGCAGAGCTCCGCCAGCCAAGAAATTGCCCGCCATGTCGAACACATTGCGCAAGCGAGCGAAGAGAACCATAGCGCGGCTCAAAGTACCAGCCATCTATCTACTCGACTGAGCGAAATAGCCCAAAGCCTCGATACCACGATACATCGCTTCAAAGTCTAA
- a CDS encoding group II truncated hemoglobin — MTDVQALTPYELLGGEAVLRRLVDRFYDIMENDQRAAGIHAMHAKDTTLIRDKLFEFLSGWLGGPQLFIEKYGHPRLRARHMPFSIGEAERDQWLLCMYQAMSEIAMSDELREHLEEAFFKTADFMRNQ, encoded by the coding sequence ATGACAGATGTTCAGGCGCTCACGCCATATGAATTATTAGGTGGCGAGGCTGTTTTAAGGCGCTTGGTCGATCGTTTTTACGACATTATGGAAAACGATCAGCGCGCGGCAGGCATTCATGCGATGCACGCGAAAGATACGACGCTGATTCGCGACAAACTATTTGAATTTTTGTCGGGCTGGCTCGGTGGCCCGCAGCTATTTATTGAAAAATACGGGCATCCGCGTTTGCGAGCCCGTCATATGCCATTTTCAATTGGTGAAGCCGAGCGTGATCAATGGCTGCTGTGCATGTATCAGGCCATGAGCGAAATTGCGATGAGTGATGAGTTACGCGAGCATTTAGAAGAGGCCTTCTTCAAAACGGCCGATTTTATGCGCAATCAATAA
- a CDS encoding tRNA (cytidine(34)-2'-O)-methyltransferase, with the protein MFEIVLFQPEIPPNTGNIIRLAANTGCRLHLVKPLGFPLDDTKMRRAGLDYHEYAEMQVHEDWAACRAALAGRRFFAGTTKGSQRYDLVQYKLGDVLVFGPETRGLPAEILAEFEPQDRIRLPMHPDNRSLNLSNAVAITVYEAWRQNDFAGGVF; encoded by the coding sequence ATGTTTGAAATTGTTCTCTTCCAGCCCGAAATCCCGCCCAATACCGGCAATATTATTCGCCTCGCGGCCAATACGGGCTGTCGTCTGCACTTGGTCAAACCATTGGGATTTCCGCTGGACGACACCAAAATGCGTCGCGCCGGCTTGGATTACCATGAATATGCCGAAATGCAGGTGCATGAAGATTGGGCCGCTTGCCGCGCCGCATTAGCAGGACGCCGGTTTTTTGCCGGCACGACCAAAGGCTCGCAGCGCTATGATTTGGTGCAATACAAACTAGGCGATGTGCTGGTATTTGGCCCCGAAACACGCGGGCTACCTGCCGAGATCTTGGCTGAATTTGAGCCGCAAGACCGCATTCGCCTACCGATGCATCCCGATAATCGCAGTTTAAATTTATCTAACGCGGTGGCCATTACCGTGTATGAAGCGTGGCGACAGAATGATTTTGCGGGCGGTGTTTTTTAA